A part of Gossypium hirsutum isolate 1008001.06 chromosome A07, Gossypium_hirsutum_v2.1, whole genome shotgun sequence genomic DNA contains:
- the LOC121203108 gene encoding ABC transporter C family member 5 — translation MGFTRLLNSIATHSSSSPASAGQQPHFSLAGTMQGLPILELSSICIDLTLLLVFLFTISARKILVCVGRTRFLKDDSVGNSSPIRRSISGDAEVGDVVVGTGFKFSVCCSFYVLLVQVVVLGFDGFGLIREAVDGKVVVWSVIALPAVQGLAWFVLSFLALHCKFKVLEKFPLLLRVWWFISFVICICTLYVDGKSLLVYGSNHLTSHVVAKFVVTPALAFLCFVAIRGATGIELYRNSDLQEPLLEDEAGCLKVTPYTDAGLFSLAILSWLNPLLSIGAKRPLELKDIPLLAPKDRSKTNYKVVNSNWEKMKAENLSNQPSLAWAILRSFWKEAAGNAVFALLNTLVSYVGPYMISYFVDYLGGKETFPHEGYVLAGIFFVSKLLETLTTRQWYLGVDILGMHVRSALTAMVYRKGLKLSSLAKQSHTSGEIVNYMAVDVQRVGDYSWYLHDIWMLPLQIILALAILYKNVGIASVATLVATIISIIVTVPLAKVQEDYQDKLMAAKDERMRKTSECLRNMRILKLQAWEERYRVKLEEMRDVEFKWLRKALYSQAFITFIFWSSPIFVAAVTFATSILLGAELTAGSVLSALATFRILQEPLRNFPDLVSMMAQTKVSLDRLSGFLQEEELQEDATIVLPRGMSKVAIEIKDGVFCWDPSSSRPTLSGIQMKVESGMRVAVCGMVGSGKSSFLSCILGEIPKISGEVRVCGTAAYVSQSAWIQSGNIEENILFGSPMDKAKYRKVVHACSLKKDFELFSHGDQTIIGDRGINLSGGQKQRVQLARALYQDADIYLLDDPFSAVDAHTGSELFKEYIMTALANKTVVFVTHQVEFLPTADLILVLKEGRIIQAGKYDELLQAGTDFNALVSAHHEAIEAMDIPSFSSEESDENLLLDGPAILNKKCDSAGNNIDSLAKEVEDGASASDQKAIKEKKKAKRRKKQLVQEEERVKGRVSMKVYLSYMAAAYKGLLIPLIVLAQTLFQFLQIASNWWMAWANPQTEGDEAKVSPMVLLVVYMALAFGSSWFIFVRAVLVATFGLAAAQKLFLNMLRSVFRAPMSFFDSTPAGRILNRVSIDQSVVDLDIPFRLGGFASTTIQLLGIVGVMTEVTWQVLLLVIPMAAACLWMQKYYMASSRELVRIVSIQKSPVIHLFGESIAGAATIRGFGQEKRFMKRNLYLLDCFARPFFCSIAAIEWLCLRMELLSTFVFAFCMILLVSFPHGSIDPSMAGLAVTYGLNLNARLSRWILSFCKLENKIISIERIYQYSQIPSEAPSIIENLRPPSSWPESGTIELVDLKVRYGENLPVVLHGVSCAFPGGMKIGIVGRTGSGKSTLIQALFRLIEPAGGRIIIDNIDISTIGLHDLRSRLSIIPQDPTLFEGTIRGNLDPLEEHSDHDIWEALEKSQLGDIVRDKDLKLDTPVLENGDNWSVGQRQLVSLGRALLKQARILVLDEATASVDTATDNLIQKIIRTEFKNCTVCTIAHRIPTVIDSDLVLVLSDGRVAEFDTPQRLLEDKSSMFLKLVTEYSSRSSGIPEF, via the exons ATGGGATTCACTCGTTTGCTCAATAGCATTGCGACTCATTCTTCTTCTTCACCAGCATCCGCCGGACAACAACCACATTTTTCCCTTGCGGGGACGATGCAAGGTTTGCCCATTTTGGAACTATCCTCCATTTGCATCGATCTCACACTTCTCCTGGTGTTCCTTTTCACAATATCTGCAAGGAAAATACTTGTCTGTGTCGGTCGAACTCGATTTCTTAAGGATGATTCTGTTGGGAATTCAAGCCCAATTAGGAGAAGCATTAGTGGTGATGCTGAAGTTGGAGATGTTGTTGTCGGCACTGGGTTTAAATTCTCTGTATGTTGTAGTTTCTATGTGCTGCTTGTGCAAGTTGTGGTGCTGGGATTTGATGGATTTGGTTTGATAAGAGAGGCTGTTGATGGGAAGGTTGTGGTTTGGTCTGTTATTGCCTTGCCTGCTGTTCAAGGTTTAGCTTGGTTTGTATTGAGTTTTTTAGCTCTTCATTGTAAGTTTAAGGTGCTCGAGAAATTCCCATTGTTGTTGAGGGTATGGTGGTTTATTTCTTTTGTGATTTGCATCTGTACCTTGTATGTCGATGGAAAATCACTTTTAGTGTATGGTTCGAACCACTTGACTTCCCATGTTGTCGCCAAATTTGTTGTAACACCCGCTCTTGCATTTCTTTGCTTTGTTGCAATTAGAGGTGCAACCGGTATAGAATTGTATAGAAACTCCGACCTTCAGGAGCCATTGCTTGAAGATGAGGCAGGATGTCTTAAGGTAACTCCTTATACTGATGCTGGGCTCTTCAGTTTGGCTATACTTTCTTGGCTAAATCCACTTCTTTCAATTGGCGCCAAGAGACCACTTGAGCTTAAAGATATTCCCCTTCTTGCACCGAAAGACCGTTCCAAGACAAATTACAAGGTTGTAAATTCAAATTGGGAAAAAATGAAGGCCGAAAACCTATCAAATCAACCTTCTTTGGCTTGGGCGATTTTGAGGTCATTCTGGAAGGAAGCAGCTGGTAATGCTGTCTTTGCTTTGTTGAACACGCTCGTTTCCTATGTGGGTCCGTATATGATAAGTTACTTTGTTGATTATCTGGGAGGGAAAGAGACCTTTCCTCATGAAGGTTATGTGCTTGCTGGAATATTTTTTGTATCGAAGCTCTTAGAGACACTAACAACCAGGCAGTGGTATCTTGGGGTTGACATTTTGGGTATGCATGTTAGATCAGCTCTGACAGCAATGGTGTATCGGAAGGGGCTGAAGCTCTCAAGCTTGGCTAAACAAAGTCATACTAGTGGAGAAATTGTTAATTACATGGCAGTTGATGTTCAAAGAGTGGGGGACTATTCTTGGTATCTCCATGACATTTGGATGCTTCCTTTGCAAATAATTCTTGCTCTCgcaatattatataaaaatgtcGGTATTGCTTCTGTTGCCACATTGGTTGCAACCATTATATCCATCATTGTTACTGTTCCTTTGGCTAAGGTTCAAGAAGATTATCAAGACAAGTTAATGGCTGCCAAGGATGAAAGAATGAGGAAGACTTCTGAATGTCTAAGGAACATGAGGATTCTGAAATTACAAGCTTGGGAGGAAAGGTACCGAGTTAAATTGGAGGAGATGCGGGATGTAGAATTCAAGTGGCTACGAAAAGCCCTCTATTCACAGGCCTTTATTACTTTCATTTTCTGGAGTTCCCCAATATTTGTTGCGGCTGTTACATTTGCAACATCTATATTGTTGGGAGCTGAACTCACTGCTGGAAGTGTTCTTTCCGCACTGGCCACTTTCAGAATACTTCAAGAACCACTCAGGAATTTTCCTGACCTGGTGTCTATGATGGCACAAACAAAGGTCTCTCTTGATCGACTTTCTGGATTCCTTCAGGAGGAAGAACTGCAGGAAGATGCCACCATTGTTCTGCCCCGGGGAATGTCAAAGGTGGCTATAGAGATTAAGGATGGTGTGTTTTGCTGGGATCCCTCTTCTTCAAGGCCCACCTTATCTGGAATACAAATGAAAGTAGAAAGTGGGATGCGTGTGGCAGTTTGTGGCATGGTTGGCTCTGGGAAGTCAAGCTTTCTCTCTTGCATCCTTGGGGAGATTCCTAAAATCTCTGGCGAG GTTCGAGTGTGTGGTACTGCTGCCTATGTCTCTCAGTCTGCTTGGATACAGTCTGGAAATATTGAAGAGAACATTCTTTTTGGTAGTCCAATGGATAAAGCTAAATACAGGAAAGTTGTCCATGCTTGTTCCCTGAAGAAAGATTTTGAACTTTTTTCACATGGAGATCAGACCATAATTGGAGATAGGGGTATAAACCTGAGTGGTGGACAGAAACAACGAGTGCAGCTTGCAAGGGCGCTTTATCAAGATGCTGATATTTATTTACTTGATGACCCCTTCAGTGCTGTTGATGCTCACACTGGCTCAGAACTGTTCAAG GAATACATAATGACAGCACTGGCGAATAAGACTGTTGTTTTTGTGACCCATCAAGTTGAATTTCTACCTACTGCTGATTTGATACTG GTTCTTAAGGAAGGTCGCATCATACAAGCTGGAAAATATGATGAGCTTTTACAAGCAGGCACTGATTTCAACGCTCTGGTCTCAGCTCACCATGAAGCAATTGAAGCAATGGATATTCCGAGTTTCTCATCAGAAGAATCAGATGAAAATTTGCTTCTTGATGGGCCAGCCATACTGAATAAAAAATGTGATTCAGCTGGAAATAATATTGACAGTTTGGCTAAGGAAGTGGAAGATGGTGCATCAGCGTCAGACCAGAAAGCaattaaagagaaaaagaaagcaaaGCGGAGGAAAAAACAGCTTGTTCAAGAAGAGGAAAGGGTTAAAGGAAGAGTCAGCATGAAGGTGTACTTGTCATATATGGCAGCTGCATATAAAGGCTTACTGATACCGCTCATTGTTCTTGcacaaacattatttcaattccTTCAAATAGCTAGTAATTGGTGGATGGCATGGGCTAACCCCCAGACTGAAGGAGACGAAGCAAAAGTCAGTCCTATGGTCCTACTTGTTGTTTATATGGCCCTTGCTTTTGGGAGCTCTTGGTTTATATTTGTCAGGGCTGTTCTGGTAGCCACATTTGGTCTAGCAGCTGCACAAAAATTGTTTCTCAATATGCTTAGAAGTGTTTTTCGAGCTCCGATGTCTTTTTTTGATTCAACTCCAGCTGGGCGTATCCTGAACCGA GTATCTATTGATCAAAGTGTTGTGGATCTTGATATACCGTTTAGGCTTGGTGGTTTTGCTTCAACAACAATACAACTTCTTGGGATTGTTGGGGTGATGACGGAAGTTACTTGGCAAGTTCTGCTTCTTGTTATCCCGATGGCTGCTGCTTGCTTGTGGATGCAG AAATACTACATGGCTTCTTCAAGGGAACTAGTCCGCATTGTTAGCATCCAGAAATCTCCAGTTATTCATCTTTTTGGTGAATCAATTGCTGGAGCAGCCACAATAAGGGGTTTTGGACAAGAGAAAAGGTTCATGAAGAGAAACCTTTATCTTCTTGATTGTTTTGCTCGCCCATTCTTTTGCAGTATTGCAGCCATTGAATGGCTTTGCCTGCGGATGGAGTTACTTTCAACCTTTGTATTTGCTTTTTGCATGATTTTGCTCGTGAGTTTTCCACATGGAAGTATTGATCCAA GCATGGCAGGCCTTGCTGTGACATATGGCCTTAACTTAAATGCACGGCTATCACGGTGGATACTTAGCTTTTGCAAGCTTGAGAATAAAATTATTTCCATTGAGAGGATTTATCAGTACAGCCAAATTCCAAGTGAAGCTCCTTCCATTATTGAAAACTTGCGCCCACCATCCTCATGGCCTGAAAGTGGAACAATTGAACTGGTCGATTTAAAG GTTCGATATGGGGAAAATCTTCCAGTGGTGCTTCATGGGGTATCATGTGCATTTCCTGGTGGCATGAAGATTGGAATTGTTGGGCGTACTGGCAGCGGTAAATCTACATTGATCCAAGCATTGTTCCGATTGATTGAGCCAGCTGGTGGGAGAATCATTATAGACAATATTGACATTTCAACAATTGGGCTCCATGACCTTCGTAGCCGTCTTAGTATCATACCCCAGGATCCTACTTTATTTGAAGGAACTATTAGAGGCAATCTAGATCCTCTTGAAGAGCATTCAGATCATGATATCTGGGAG GCACTTGAGAAATCTCAACTTGGAGACATTGTTCGTGATAAAGACCTAAAGCTTGATACACCAG TTTTAGAAAATGGAGATAACTGGAGTGTGGGGCAGCGGCAACTTGTTTCCTTGGGCCGGGCTTTGCTCAAACAAGCGAGAATACTTGTGCTGGATGAGGCAACAGCATCAGTTGATACTGCCACTGACAATCTCATACAGAAGATCATCCGAACGGAGTTCAAGAACTGCACAGTTTGCACTATTGCACATCGTATTCCAACTGTGATTGACAGTGATCTTGTTTTGGTGCTAAGTGATG GGCGAGTTGCCGAGTTTGATACTCCACAACGTCTCCTAGAGGATAAATCATCCATGTTTCTAAAGTTGGTAACCGAGTACTCATCAAGATCAAGTGGCATACCAGAATTTTGA